tgGATAGGTCACAGAAAagggaattcttttgcttttaaacatgaaaagatactgaGTCTGTTtaataagaaaagcaaaactacagtgaagtacAATATGTGACCGGTCAGACtgataaagatcagaaagttGGGAAATATAATATGGTCAGGGTTTGGGGAGTAGGCAGTCTCCTATCTGCCTATTGATACCCTTGTCTGGGTATAAATGGATACAGCCCCCCCTTTGGAAAGCATTTTGGCAGTTTGGAAGGTCAGATTACAAATTAAGGTATCTTGACCCAAcagtactatttttaaaaaataatttttaaatttatttatttttggctgtgctgggtctttattgctccaaaggcttttctctggttgcggagaATGGGGGCTACActctgtggtgcacgggcttctcaatgcagtggcttctcttgttgggaagcatgggctctaagatgtgcaggcttcagtagatgtggcgaatgggctcagtagttgcggctcctaagttctagagcacaggctcagtagttgtgcatggacttagttgctccatggcacgtgggattttCCCTGACTGGggaccaaacccgtgtctcttgcattggcaggcgggttctttaccactgagccaccaggaaagccccaataatccatttttatgaaattattcCATAGTACACCAAGAAATGTGGATAAAGGTAATCATTGCAACACTAAAATAGCAAAGGACTAAAAGCAATCTACATGCAGTGAATTGAAATGATCTCTgagaaatattaagtaaaaaggCAAGATGTGTTTACTGTCCTGGGGGTTAAACAATGCGGCTGAGCACAGGGAATGATAGATACGTATATGCTCATAGTGATAGAACATTCCTGGGTGGATACACAGGGAACTGGTTAGTGTTGCTTACAGGGAggggaactgggagattggggtaCAGGGGTGAGGGGGAGTGCTACTTTTCTCTGGATACCTTTCTGTAACATTTCATGTATTCATATGCACACATTGCTTATTGAAGACAAAAACTGTTTGGCTCAGGGTCTGTAAGTCATGTTATACTCAATTTCTCAGGGTCTAGCAATTATTCTTTACTCCATTCTTGGCCATGATCTATAACTGGAGATTTATATTGTGTTGTTTTGTATTTTCAAGGAAATTTTATGCAGCCTATGGATCTGGTCCAAAAGCTTTTGATCTGTTCAACCCAAACTTCAAGTCTACCTGTCAACGGTAAGTCAGTCCACAAGTCTTGGGTTACCTTTCCTTGTTTTAGAGCTTAGTTGTCAGGTTGAGGAGTCTTGTTGAATTCCACTTGAGGAAAAAGATGTTCCTATGGGAAGATCTCTTAAGGGAATACTTGGTACTGTGTAACAGCAGGATTTGACAACTCTCAGTATACAGAGCAAAGATGTGACTGCTTGGAATTCTAGGTTCGTGGAGAAGTACACTGAGCTACAGAATCTTGGAGAAACAGATGAAGAGAAGTTATTTGTGGAAGCAGGGAAAGCTTTGTTGGCAGAAGGTGTCATTTTAAGACGAGTAGAAAAAGCAAGGACTGTGAGTATTTTATTATCACAGCTCTTACTAGGATTGATTGTTGGAGGTTAAAAGAAGGCTTGGTTTTCTTTCTCCACCCATGGTTCCAGATCAAATCCTGGTAGACTGAGTAAACTAGAATTTTGTGGTAAGGATTGCTGCATGCAACAAGTGAATTGTCATGAGGGCTTTTAAAATTGTGGTTCTGTAGAGAGTTTTTGTGTTTATTGTGTGTAATTGAGTTTGACCTGAGATAGTAATGCTGAATTTTTGACTCAGTGATAGAATGTGCCTAGTCATATATTAATACTTTCAGCCAGTTGAATGAAAGTGATAACGTTTGAGTGATGTACTTGTATCTGGTGTTTTAAGCAACAGGAAGGTAGTCAAGTGTCCCGGAAATCTGAATCCATGGGTATCGAATCCCAAACTGCGTTGGAGGAGAACCCGCCTCTGAAAGAAGTTCCGCAGGCCTAGCGTCTGGAGTCACCTGGGGAAGAGTCCAAAGGCCTCTCACCTCCCTGAAGAACGTGTATGCTGTGTACACTGCCATCCAAGCTGGATTCACTACTGGAATGTTGAACTGTTTTTAACAGTTGAACTTTGTAAATGTTTCCTGATCTCTGAGGCATGGTGTTTGCCTTCTTTGGGTTCCCACTTGTAGGTTGTCATAAAGCTCTGTATTATGGTTTGAAGAAGCAGTTGTGTGAACTTTTATGTTATGGTGGTATTAAATAAAGAATTCCTCGGTGCTTATAaagtaaatttactttaaaattgtaaATAGCATGAGAAAACCTTTATAAGTATTGTTTGAATGGGATTCACTCTGAGTTGGTTTGCTTGGAGTCTTGTGTTCACATTTGATTCTCTGGTACATTTCTTTTCTCGGATCCATCCGACTTTGACTTGCATATCACATGTGGTTCCCTGGCCAGCTGTTTCTGTCTGTGAATAATCTTTGTACTCTTTGCTTGAGAGGCCAGGCTGACATGTGCTTTGCAGTAAGAGCAAGGACCTGTCACTGATGATGAAGTAAGGTCAAAACTGCAATCTCATGAATTGAGTGCTGGAGACAGCATAGACCTGCACATAGTAGGCTgctcaggaagatttcctgaatGAATGACTGATCACATGTAGCTGAAAAATGAATTCAGACCATGTCTCTGTAGGTAACTGAGCTGCCAAGAGGGatgacaccccccacccccatccacctGCCTCCCTGGTGTCAAGCTGTGCTTACGAGTTTTTGCCAGCTCTCctgctttattcattttcttatcttttactGAATAAATACTCCTCAGCTATAATTAATGAGCTTCTTCAGAAACTTCTTCCTTTCAAACCCATGTAGCTTTTCCCCCCATTCTTTGTGCAGTGTCTT
This portion of the Bubalus bubalis isolate 160015118507 breed Murrah chromosome 3, NDDB_SH_1, whole genome shotgun sequence genome encodes:
- the MRPS23 gene encoding 28S ribosomal protein S23, mitochondrial isoform X1, which produces MRRWINPEHCLVGLEFGKILPSSRTRDLIRAGVLKEKPLWFDIYNAFPPLREPVFRRPRLRYGKAKSPTQDIFYHEDQIRAKFYAAYGSGPKAFDLFNPNFKSTCQRFVEKYTELQNLGETDEEKLFVEAGKALLAEGVILRRVEKARTQQEGSQVSRKSESMGIESQTALEENPPLKEVPQA
- the MRPS23 gene encoding 28S ribosomal protein S23, mitochondrial isoform X2, which gives rise to MAGSRLETVGSIFTRTRDLIRAGVLKEKPLWFDIYNAFPPLREPVFRRPRLRYGKAKSPTQDIFYHEDQIRAKFYAAYGSGPKAFDLFNPNFKSTCQRFVEKYTELQNLGETDEEKLFVEAGKALLAEGVILRRVEKARTQQEGSQVSRKSESMGIESQTALEENPPLKEVPQA